In Halobaculum rubrum, the following are encoded in one genomic region:
- a CDS encoding Ig-like domain-containing protein: protein MRRDDRAIEGLPVRLVIALVVGVASLSVMLNMISGVQGLAVTELDARPTPEVTTPGEQDLSVTVVDADGRPVADATIVVAGDTARLDGVATARTGANGTATVAVAPTLGPNREQGTLSVSIKPPAGGQYADRRGNTRVLVVAE, encoded by the coding sequence CTGCGCCGCGACGACCGCGCCATCGAGGGGCTCCCGGTCAGACTCGTGATCGCGCTCGTCGTCGGCGTCGCCAGCCTCAGCGTGATGCTCAACATGATCAGCGGCGTGCAGGGGCTCGCCGTCACCGAACTCGACGCGCGCCCGACGCCGGAGGTCACGACGCCGGGCGAGCAGGACCTCTCGGTGACGGTCGTCGACGCCGACGGCCGCCCGGTCGCGGACGCGACGATCGTCGTCGCCGGCGACACGGCCCGCCTCGACGGCGTCGCAACCGCCCGAACCGGGGCGAACGGCACGGCGACGGTCGCCGTCGCCCCGACGCTCGGCCCGAACCGCGAGCAGGGGACGCTCAGCGTCTCGATCAAGCCGCCGGCCGGCGGACAGTACGCGGACAGGCGCGGGAACACGCGGGTACTCGTCGTGGCCGAGTGA
- a CDS encoding MaoC/PaaZ C-terminal domain-containing protein: protein MAYSYEPHYFEDFEEGQEFVSVGRTVTESDFVMHSALTGDWTELHTNAEYAEDNAFGERIAHGPMTFVQATGFVYRSGIVERTALAFLGMNYMDLPNPVFIGDTISMEMEVTETKDVSSRDDAGLVVIDCEVTKGDGTVVLQGDMKFLIKTRADADDPHA from the coding sequence ATGGCATACAGCTACGAACCGCACTACTTCGAGGACTTCGAGGAGGGACAGGAGTTCGTGAGCGTCGGGCGCACCGTCACCGAGTCGGACTTCGTGATGCACTCGGCGCTGACGGGCGACTGGACGGAACTGCACACGAACGCCGAGTACGCCGAGGACAACGCCTTCGGCGAGCGCATCGCCCACGGTCCGATGACGTTCGTGCAGGCGACGGGGTTCGTCTATCGGTCGGGCATCGTCGAGCGCACCGCCCTCGCGTTCCTCGGGATGAACTACATGGACCTCCCGAACCCCGTGTTCATCGGCGACACCATCTCGATGGAGATGGAGGTGACGGAGACGAAGGACGTGTCTAGCCGCGACGACGCCGGCCTCGTCGTCATCGACTGCGAGGTGACGAAGGGGGACGGCACCGTCGTCCTGCAGGGCGACATGAAGTTCCTGATCAAGACGCGCGCCGATGCCGACGACCCGCACGCGTAG
- a CDS encoding HalOD1 output domain-containing protein, protein MNPDPAESVSVTYDEETGEYTATFDADALDASIAVVEATASIRREAPDRHAPLFEVIDPDALDRICERSSNDDTFVEFSYLDHRVRVRSGGNISVVPKPAK, encoded by the coding sequence GTGAACCCCGACCCCGCCGAGTCGGTGTCGGTTACCTACGACGAGGAGACCGGCGAGTACACTGCCACGTTCGACGCGGACGCCCTCGACGCGAGCATCGCGGTCGTCGAAGCGACCGCGTCGATCCGCCGCGAGGCGCCCGATCGCCACGCGCCGCTGTTCGAGGTCATCGATCCGGACGCCCTCGACCGGATCTGTGAACGCAGCAGCAACGACGACACCTTCGTGGAGTTCTCGTATCTCGATCACCGGGTCCGCGTCCGCAGCGGCGGGAACATCTCCGTCGTTCCGAAACCGGCGAAATAG
- a CDS encoding helix-turn-helix domain-containing protein yields the protein MIEECLAVEVRVSGDDCPLAEATAATRVPVRAEPPQLRADGNVLLRFGAPRDDDLAAHLDADDRIRYLHRSRAGERDTYRCLSKHPCAVHELVSAGLLVEDVSYRDGDATVTGAVVGHEVLRGVMETAGETVGVRLTRTYPLREEADPVAGRFGLTPPQIAALRAAVEAGYFDVPRATTSEAVADELGVSKSAFLERLRRAEATLYRELFGS from the coding sequence ATGATCGAGGAGTGTCTCGCCGTCGAGGTGCGCGTGAGCGGCGACGACTGCCCGCTCGCCGAGGCGACGGCGGCGACGCGGGTGCCGGTGCGCGCGGAGCCGCCGCAGTTGCGCGCCGACGGCAACGTCCTCCTTCGGTTCGGGGCGCCGCGCGACGACGACCTCGCGGCGCACCTCGACGCCGACGACCGGATCCGCTACCTCCATCGCTCGCGGGCCGGCGAGCGCGACACCTATCGGTGCCTCTCGAAGCACCCGTGCGCCGTCCACGAGCTCGTCTCGGCGGGACTGCTCGTCGAGGACGTGAGCTACCGCGACGGCGACGCGACGGTCACGGGGGCCGTCGTCGGTCACGAGGTGCTGCGCGGCGTGATGGAGACCGCGGGCGAGACGGTCGGCGTCCGCCTGACGCGGACGTATCCGCTGCGCGAGGAAGCCGATCCCGTCGCCGGACGGTTCGGACTCACCCCGCCACAGATAGCGGCGCTGCGGGCGGCGGTCGAGGCGGGGTACTTCGACGTGCCCCGAGCGACGACCTCAGAGGCGGTCGCCGACGAACTCGGCGTCTCGAAGAGCGCGTTCCTCGAACGCCTCCGGCGGGCGGAAGCGACGCTGTACCGGGAGCTGTTCGGGAGCTGA
- a CDS encoding MarR family transcriptional regulator: MNADRREAVADLPPSAKLVFVVLENHERLTQAALAEETLLPQRTVRYALEELRDAEVLHEELNIMDARQRFYSLADAEEPTDDTAVGIAPESSAQAR; encoded by the coding sequence ATGAACGCAGACCGCCGCGAGGCAGTCGCCGACCTCCCCCCGAGCGCGAAGCTCGTGTTCGTCGTCCTGGAGAACCACGAGCGCCTGACTCAGGCGGCGCTCGCCGAGGAGACGCTGCTCCCCCAGCGCACGGTGCGGTACGCGCTGGAGGAACTCCGCGACGCCGAGGTGTTGCACGAGGAGTTGAACATCATGGACGCCCGCCAGCGCTTCTACTCGCTCGCCGACGCCGAGGAGCCGACCGACGACACGGCGGTCGGTATCGCGCCAGAATCGTCGGCCCAGGCCCGCTGA
- the paaD gene encoding 1,2-phenylacetyl-CoA epoxidase subunit PaaD — protein sequence MPTNMPTDVPGGSAGDAADGTGAPSDAEACAHTSYEDGEAPEAYPKTGAGSTGVEADVWDALYEVDDPEMPVSVVDLGLIYDVAVDGDGRCEIEMTLTYTGCPARDMITNDVRCAAETAPGVEAADVRLRYSPEWTVAMVTDAGREALREFGLSV from the coding sequence ATGCCGACGAACATGCCGACGGACGTGCCGGGCGGGTCCGCCGGCGACGCCGCGGACGGCACGGGCGCCCCGTCCGACGCGGAGGCGTGCGCGCACACCTCCTACGAGGACGGCGAGGCGCCCGAGGCGTACCCGAAGACCGGCGCGGGTTCCACCGGCGTCGAGGCGGACGTGTGGGACGCGCTGTACGAGGTTGACGACCCCGAGATGCCGGTCAGCGTCGTCGACCTCGGCCTGATCTACGACGTGGCCGTCGACGGGGACGGGCGCTGCGAGATCGAGATGACCCTCACCTACACCGGCTGTCCCGCCCGCGACATGATCACGAACGACGTGCGCTGTGCGGCCGAGACGGCGCCGGGCGTCGAGGCGGCCGACGTTCGCCTGCGGTACTCGCCGGAGTGGACCGTCGCGATGGTGACCGACGCGGGGCGGGAGGCCCTCCGCGAGTTCGGGTTGAGCGTGTGA
- the paaC gene encoding 1,2-phenylacetyl-CoA epoxidase subunit PaaC produces the protein MSGSDDATDGDAERVADGGTTDETDAPAVASLDRGDLTPEGQVALEGLLFRLADDEFVHAERLTEWQIYAPTIESDLALANVAQDEFGHARLWYDLLQELGYSEEECIWRRPADDWTHATLVERPFADDGWGDVVVRTYLYDVAERIRLEALVDTSYAPLADRVGKALAEEEYHREHALSWLERLASDDEARGRLQAALDDLFPHALSLWYPGDHEAGIRTAGFRRESLASMREEWLDTVVPTLEGYGLVVPEPDEVTRPEARGRDGSHTDAWVDLREAFTATHREVDFDRPARLRGEEA, from the coding sequence ATGAGCGGAAGCGACGACGCGACCGACGGCGACGCCGAGCGCGTCGCGGACGGCGGCACGACCGACGAGACCGACGCGCCCGCTGTCGCTTCCCTCGACCGCGGCGATCTCACCCCCGAAGGGCAGGTCGCGCTGGAGGGGCTGCTCTTCCGCCTCGCGGACGACGAGTTCGTCCACGCCGAGCGACTCACCGAGTGGCAGATCTACGCGCCGACCATCGAGTCGGACCTCGCGCTCGCCAACGTCGCGCAAGACGAGTTCGGCCACGCGCGCCTGTGGTACGACCTCCTGCAGGAGCTCGGCTACTCAGAGGAGGAGTGCATCTGGCGCCGTCCGGCCGACGACTGGACGCACGCGACGCTCGTCGAGCGCCCCTTCGCCGACGACGGCTGGGGCGACGTCGTCGTCCGCACGTACCTGTACGACGTGGCCGAGCGCATCCGTCTGGAGGCGCTGGTCGACACCAGCTACGCCCCCCTCGCCGACCGCGTCGGCAAGGCGCTCGCCGAGGAGGAGTATCACCGCGAACACGCGCTGAGCTGGCTCGAACGCCTCGCGAGCGACGACGAGGCCCGCGGGCGCCTGCAGGCCGCCCTCGACGACCTGTTCCCGCACGCGCTGTCGCTGTGGTATCCGGGCGACCACGAGGCCGGAATCCGGACCGCCGGGTTCCGCCGCGAGTCGCTCGCGTCGATGCGAGAGGAGTGGCTCGACACGGTGGTCCCGACGCTGGAGGGGTACGGGCTCGTCGTCCCGGAGCCCGACGAGGTCACCCGTCCGGAGGCCCGCGGCCGCGACGGGAGCCACACGGACGCGTGGGTCGATCTGCGGGAGGCGTTCACCGCGACGCACCGCGAGGTCGACTTCGACCGTCCCGCGCGCTTGCGGGGGGAGGAGGCGTAG
- a CDS encoding protein-L-isoaspartate O-methyltransferase family protein: MDGPDPALLREDMLDSVEHSLGRSIAPAVREAMATVPREEFVAEAPYANRAGEQGGARVLSPATVARLLSTLEPAAGEETLVVGAGVGYTAAVLAEVAGARHVHAVDISRRLVYDARQNLSAAGYDAVLVDRADGARGLPAYAPFDRIVVEAAAVEPPPDLVDQLAPDGRLVLPRGRGADQSVVAYESDDSGSVREAETAGPVSLSPLLVEGEQAGAGVRNRTRREDAEFSEQGYFAKTGWEHEWIDWDDRLAGTDR, from the coding sequence ATGGACGGACCCGACCCGGCGCTGTTGCGCGAGGACATGCTCGACTCTGTCGAGCACAGCCTCGGGCGGTCGATCGCGCCGGCGGTTCGCGAGGCGATGGCGACGGTTCCCCGCGAGGAGTTCGTCGCCGAAGCGCCGTACGCGAACCGTGCGGGCGAACAGGGGGGAGCGCGCGTGCTCTCGCCGGCGACGGTCGCGCGGCTGCTGTCGACGCTCGAGCCGGCCGCGGGCGAGGAGACCCTCGTCGTCGGCGCCGGCGTCGGCTACACCGCGGCGGTGCTCGCGGAGGTCGCGGGAGCGCGCCACGTGCACGCCGTCGACATCTCGCGGCGGCTGGTGTACGACGCGCGCCAGAACCTCTCGGCGGCCGGCTACGACGCCGTGCTCGTCGACCGCGCGGACGGCGCGCGCGGGCTGCCGGCGTACGCGCCCTTCGACCGGATCGTCGTGGAGGCGGCCGCCGTCGAGCCGCCGCCCGACCTCGTCGACCAGCTCGCGCCCGACGGTCGCCTGGTGCTCCCGCGCGGCCGCGGCGCCGACCAGTCGGTCGTCGCCTACGAGTCCGACGACTCCGGGAGCGTTCGCGAGGCCGAGACGGCCGGACCGGTGTCGCTGTCGCCGCTGCTCGTCGAGGGCGAGCAGGCCGGCGCCGGCGTCCGGAACCGTACCCGCCGGGAGGACGCCGAGTTCTCCGAGCAGGGGTACTTCGCGAAGACCGGCTGGGAACACGAGTGGATCGACTGGGACGACCGGCTCGCCGGAACCGACCGCTGA
- a CDS encoding ATP-binding protein, whose product MHVIGRENGGTGYGREPEGDDESRSKDRPTAGPIAPLGRFRAPDDSVGARVAVDVDSPHAALVVGKRGAGKTHTLAVLAEGVVAADGVAPVVIDPMGVLSGLAADGGTVHRHPRVRPDAVPPAAWPTLLDLDPAGAVGSLVWRAVAESSAPSVAAAREYVDDADAARPARRAADTHLALAAEWDAFDPDGLAPRALATGEPTVLDCSGLPPAAAGAVCAAVARGLYDARVRETIDRLPWLFVDEAHAFFDGVAGDALATLLTRGRAPGVSLACATQRPAALPAVAVSQADLLVAHRLHSRADIDALAAARPLAVADGLAERLPTGVGEALVVDDASETATTVRVRERRTPDEGASPRASDRGRGDPDGENCDRDDRNEPDE is encoded by the coding sequence GTGCACGTGATCGGCAGGGAGAACGGCGGGACCGGGTACGGACGCGAGCCGGAGGGCGACGACGAGTCCCGGTCGAAGGATCGACCGACCGCCGGACCGATCGCGCCGCTCGGGCGGTTTCGCGCCCCGGACGACAGCGTCGGCGCCCGCGTGGCCGTCGACGTCGACAGCCCACACGCGGCGCTCGTCGTCGGTAAACGCGGGGCGGGCAAGACGCACACGCTCGCGGTGTTGGCGGAAGGCGTGGTCGCGGCCGACGGGGTCGCGCCGGTGGTGATCGATCCGATGGGCGTGCTCTCCGGACTCGCGGCCGACGGCGGGACGGTTCACCGTCATCCCCGGGTCAGGCCTGACGCGGTCCCGCCGGCGGCGTGGCCGACGCTGCTGGATCTGGATCCGGCGGGCGCGGTCGGTTCGCTCGTGTGGCGCGCGGTCGCCGAGTCGTCGGCTCCGTCCGTCGCTGCCGCGCGCGAGTACGTCGACGACGCGGACGCCGCCCGCCCGGCCCGTCGTGCCGCGGACACGCACCTCGCGCTCGCGGCCGAGTGGGACGCGTTCGACCCCGACGGGCTCGCGCCGCGGGCGCTGGCCACGGGCGAGCCGACGGTGCTCGACTGCTCCGGTCTCCCGCCGGCCGCGGCCGGGGCGGTCTGTGCCGCCGTCGCCCGCGGGCTGTACGACGCGCGAGTTCGAGAGACGATCGACCGCCTGCCGTGGCTGTTCGTCGACGAGGCGCACGCGTTCTTCGACGGCGTCGCCGGCGACGCGCTGGCGACGCTGCTCACCCGCGGCCGCGCGCCGGGCGTCTCGCTCGCGTGTGCCACGCAACGACCCGCGGCGCTGCCGGCGGTCGCGGTCTCGCAGGCGGACCTGCTGGTGGCTCACCGGCTGCACAGCCGCGCCGACATCGACGCGCTCGCGGCGGCCAGGCCGCTCGCGGTCGCCGACGGCCTCGCCGAGCGGCTGCCGACCGGCGTCGGCGAGGCGCTCGTCGTCGACGACGCGAGCGAGACCGCGACCACGGTGCGGGTCCGCGAGCGCCGGACCCCGGACGAGGGTGCAAGTCCCAGGGCGAGCGACCGCGGTCGAGGCGACCCGGACGGCGAGAACTGCGACCGGGACGATCGAAACGAGCCCGACGAGTGA
- a CDS encoding PAS domain-containing protein translates to MTDDPTTDPDGTEAPVSDGVAPAEPSRITVLLVVEDDADRGLLRELLADGDGLEPRIVDPDAPAPFDATFDVCLFDVDGLRGVADALAAHRKSTGTYIPTLLFVPERSDDAESVLSRLGDTGDHVADVIDAPIRRARLARRLRTLARARRFATGLEESRDRNRRIVRRLPDAVFVCADGRVAYANPAAASILGVDADAVHGRDFVDLVPSVDRDSVARALEAATRNGRSEPVETALCRTVVRDADGGAESTADSGAGAAPSTVDVGSNDANTAEEPAPEPLIEPTAGPPSGVPVELTAIDAGAGDVQVVAHDLSQRREREERLALYRRAMDEATVGITIADHSTEEEQLIYANNEFKRLTGLDDDELLGHNPRILQTGATDPEPVARLRRAIDAGRQASVVLLNTRSDGRKWYNALDISPIRGPDGEVTHYLGFQRDVTEWVSHEQRLTVLDRVLRHNVRNRLNVVLGYAEQVDHALAEIEAVVPDGRPDSDASSNAVDLDSVRADVDRIRDAAADILDLSDSARRFREDVAVDGDSDPVDAAAVVVDVASALAADADDAAVLVSTPDEPVTVAGAAPISLVTDELISNAIEHVEDPTIRGSLSVDGDDAVLRVADDGPGITLDSRAPLESGAETPTEHGQGVGLWLVRWTIDAVGGTAGYEDGPDGGAVVIARFPIVADADGGE, encoded by the coding sequence ATGACCGACGACCCGACGACCGACCCGGACGGGACGGAGGCTCCAGTGAGCGACGGGGTCGCGCCGGCGGAGCCGTCCCGGATCACGGTGCTGCTCGTCGTCGAAGACGACGCCGACCGCGGCCTGCTCCGCGAGTTGCTCGCCGACGGCGACGGGCTCGAGCCGCGAATCGTCGATCCCGACGCCCCGGCCCCGTTCGATGCGACCTTCGACGTCTGCCTGTTCGACGTGGACGGGTTACGGGGTGTCGCCGACGCGCTCGCCGCCCACCGCAAGTCGACAGGGACGTACATCCCGACGCTGCTGTTCGTCCCGGAACGCTCCGACGACGCGGAGTCCGTCCTCTCCCGTCTCGGCGACACGGGCGACCACGTCGCCGACGTGATCGACGCGCCGATCCGGCGCGCGAGGCTCGCTCGACGACTACGGACGCTCGCCCGTGCGCGCCGCTTCGCGACCGGGCTCGAGGAGAGCCGTGACCGAAACCGGCGGATCGTCCGCCGGCTGCCGGACGCCGTCTTCGTCTGCGCCGACGGTCGGGTGGCGTACGCGAACCCCGCCGCCGCGTCGATCCTGGGTGTCGACGCGGACGCGGTTCATGGCCGCGACTTCGTGGACCTCGTCCCCTCGGTCGACCGCGACAGCGTCGCCCGCGCGCTGGAGGCCGCGACGCGGAACGGACGCAGCGAACCCGTCGAGACGGCGCTGTGTCGCACCGTGGTCCGTGACGCCGACGGAGGGGCCGAGTCGACAGCCGACTCCGGAGCGGGTGCGGCGCCGTCGACGGTCGATGTCGGATCGAATGACGCGAACACCGCGGAGGAGCCGGCCCCGGAGCCGTTGATCGAGCCCACTGCCGGTCCGCCGAGCGGGGTTCCGGTCGAGCTGACCGCGATCGACGCCGGCGCCGGCGACGTACAGGTGGTCGCCCACGACCTCAGTCAGCGCCGCGAGCGCGAGGAGCGGTTGGCGCTGTACCGGCGCGCGATGGACGAGGCGACGGTCGGGATCACCATCGCGGACCACTCCACCGAAGAGGAGCAGCTCATCTACGCCAACAACGAGTTCAAGCGGCTCACAGGGCTCGACGACGACGAACTCCTCGGACACAACCCCCGAATACTCCAGACTGGCGCGACGGACCCGGAGCCGGTCGCACGGCTCCGACGCGCCATCGACGCCGGCAGGCAGGCGTCGGTCGTCTTGCTGAACACGCGCAGCGACGGCCGGAAGTGGTACAACGCGCTCGATATCTCGCCCATCCGTGGTCCCGACGGGGAGGTGACGCACTACCTCGGGTTCCAGCGCGACGTGACCGAGTGGGTGTCCCACGAGCAGCGGCTCACCGTGCTCGATCGTGTCCTCAGACACAACGTCCGCAACCGACTGAACGTCGTGCTCGGCTACGCCGAGCAGGTCGACCACGCACTCGCCGAGATCGAGGCCGTGGTACCGGACGGTCGGCCCGACTCCGACGCATCGTCGAACGCTGTCGACCTCGATTCGGTGCGAGCCGACGTCGACCGGATCCGCGACGCGGCCGCCGACATCCTCGATCTGTCCGACAGCGCCCGTCGGTTCCGCGAGGACGTCGCCGTCGACGGTGACTCGGACCCGGTCGACGCGGCGGCGGTCGTGGTCGACGTCGCGAGCGCGCTCGCGGCCGACGCCGACGACGCGGCGGTTCTCGTGTCGACGCCCGACGAGCCGGTCACCGTCGCCGGTGCCGCCCCGATCTCGCTGGTGACGGATGAGCTGATCTCGAACGCGATCGAACACGTGGAGGATCCGACGATTCGGGGTTCGCTGTCGGTCGACGGCGACGACGCGGTGCTTCGCGTCGCCGACGACGGGCCGGGGATCACCCTCGACAGCCGCGCGCCCCTGGAGTCGGGCGCCGAGACTCCGACCGAGCACGGGCAGGGGGTCGGCCTGTGGCTCGTTCGATGGACGATCGACGCCGTCGGCGGAACCGCGGGCTACGAGGACGGCCCGGACGGCGGCGCGGTCGTCATCGCTCGGTTCCCGATCGTCGCCGACGCCGACGGCGGGGAGTGA
- a CDS encoding alpha-amylase family glycosyl hydrolase yields MDADAADAFAPLADGGRPEWYRDAVVYSLDVKTFRDSDGDGWGDFRGLIDRLDYLEDLGVDCLWIRPFYPSPLRDNGYDVADYRDVDERLGSLDAFDDLVAELDARGIRLITDLVLNHTSVEHEWFRRAREDPDSKYHDYYLWTSHVDEAYHTQNIFPEFEDGVWSYDEVAGKHYFHQFYGYQPDLNVANPDVQEELFSIAEFWLERGVDGFRIDAAHPMILPKGHDAHRLEDPQRLFRELKRRARAVNDEAVLLAEADDEPDRLDFYFDGGEGFDALFNFVGNSHVTYGVGVGDAWPLYRMFEQIPDAQPDGHVWWANFLRNHDEWNLLKLPHEALEHAREEFRQGGDGGDSWIFGRGHRLRLADLYDGDHDRIAMAHSLLLSLPGTPIVNSGDEIGMHADLALPERQAVRTPMRWDGAEPNAGFSTADPEDLVIPVDGTGWPGVYQADAAGQRGHPGSLFERVASAVDARKRCPEIARGDCSIVHVEPDDLWAHRFDHDGRVLLAVHNLASEPREVLVGFDVDPGDAERVLGDADYRVDDGCVTVTPDGCGYLWLRGETRHSDG; encoded by the coding sequence ATGGACGCCGACGCCGCCGACGCGTTCGCGCCGCTCGCCGACGGGGGACGGCCGGAGTGGTACCGCGACGCGGTCGTGTACAGCCTCGACGTGAAGACGTTCCGGGACAGCGACGGCGACGGCTGGGGCGACTTCAGGGGACTGATCGACCGCCTTGACTACCTCGAAGACCTGGGCGTCGACTGCCTGTGGATCCGGCCGTTCTACCCCAGTCCCCTCCGGGACAACGGCTACGACGTGGCCGACTACCGCGACGTGGACGAGCGCCTGGGATCGCTCGACGCCTTCGACGACCTGGTGGCCGAACTCGACGCGCGCGGGATACGGCTGATCACGGACCTCGTGCTCAATCACACGTCCGTCGAGCACGAGTGGTTCCGACGCGCCCGCGAGGACCCCGACTCGAAGTACCACGACTACTACCTGTGGACGAGCCACGTCGACGAGGCGTACCACACCCAGAACATCTTCCCCGAGTTCGAGGACGGCGTCTGGTCGTACGACGAGGTCGCGGGCAAACACTACTTCCATCAGTTCTACGGCTACCAGCCGGACCTGAACGTCGCCAACCCCGACGTACAGGAGGAGCTGTTTTCGATCGCGGAGTTCTGGCTGGAACGGGGCGTCGACGGCTTCCGCATCGACGCGGCCCACCCGATGATCCTCCCGAAGGGGCACGACGCCCACCGGCTGGAGGACCCGCAGCGGCTCTTTCGCGAGCTGAAACGCCGCGCCCGTGCGGTGAACGACGAGGCCGTGCTGCTGGCGGAGGCGGACGACGAACCCGACCGGCTGGACTTCTACTTCGACGGCGGCGAGGGGTTCGACGCGCTGTTCAACTTCGTCGGCAACTCCCACGTCACGTACGGCGTCGGCGTCGGCGACGCCTGGCCGCTGTACCGGATGTTCGAGCAGATCCCCGACGCACAGCCCGACGGTCACGTCTGGTGGGCGAACTTCCTGCGCAACCACGACGAGTGGAACCTCCTGAAGCTCCCGCACGAGGCGCTCGAGCACGCCCGCGAGGAGTTCCGTCAGGGCGGCGACGGGGGCGACTCGTGGATCTTCGGCCGGGGCCACCGCCTCCGGCTGGCGGACCTGTACGACGGCGACCACGACCGGATCGCGATGGCTCACTCGCTTCTGCTGTCGTTGCCGGGCACCCCGATCGTGAACTCCGGCGACGAGATCGGCATGCACGCCGATCTGGCCCTTCCCGAGCGGCAGGCCGTCCGCACGCCGATGCGATGGGACGGCGCCGAACCGAACGCGGGCTTCTCGACGGCCGACCCCGAGGACCTCGTGATCCCCGTCGACGGCACCGGCTGGCCGGGCGTGTATCAGGCGGACGCCGCCGGCCAGCGGGGGCACCCGGGCTCGCTGTTCGAGCGCGTCGCGAGCGCGGTCGACGCCCGGAAGCGGTGCCCCGAGATCGCACGCGGCGACTGTTCGATCGTCCACGTGGAGCCGGACGACCTGTGGGCCCACCGCTTCGATCACGACGGTCGCGTCCTCCTCGCGGTCCACAACCTCGCCAGCGAGCCTCGCGAGGTCCTCGTCGGGTTCGACGTCGATCCCGGGGACGCCGAGCGCGTCCTCGGGGACGCCGACTACCGCGTCGACGACGGCTGCGTCACGGTGACGCCCGACGGGTGCGGGTACCTCTGGCTGCGGGGCGAGACGCGACACAGCGACGGGTGA
- a CDS encoding Phenylacetic acid catabolic protein, producing MDIEAVKDRAGPRQFGPNDDMPEEYRRAATRMIQFHANSEVMGGYLDKEFTRHAPSLDRKLANTAKVQDEIGHAQLLYRAAETLGVKTRDEMLAELQTGEGTFLNCFHYPVDSWYEAPMIDFFVDGGAMRRQATLKSTSWTPYAHAMDKVCFEEGFHVKHGESILRELMRGSKATQERTQETFEEWWPRILQFFGPTNDESTHNDFAQEVGLKTTSNDELRNSFLNMYIPKAEKYGLEIPEYPRVFERDDGTMAVREDDLDWEEFWTIAKNDFEGSHEQIGSRARRQEAVAWVRESLDSWERGAPGTPQAAD from the coding sequence ATGGACATCGAGGCGGTCAAAGACCGGGCCGGACCGCGGCAGTTCGGTCCGAACGACGACATGCCCGAGGAGTACCGTCGGGCGGCGACCCGGATGATCCAGTTCCACGCCAACAGCGAGGTGATGGGCGGCTACCTCGACAAGGAGTTCACCCGGCACGCGCCGTCGCTCGACCGGAAGCTGGCGAACACCGCGAAGGTGCAAGACGAGATCGGCCACGCGCAGTTGCTGTACCGCGCGGCCGAGACGCTCGGCGTGAAGACGCGCGACGAGATGCTCGCGGAACTGCAAACGGGCGAGGGAACGTTCCTCAACTGCTTCCACTACCCGGTGGACTCGTGGTACGAGGCGCCGATGATCGACTTCTTCGTCGACGGCGGCGCCATGCGCCGGCAGGCCACCCTGAAGTCGACGAGCTGGACGCCGTACGCCCACGCGATGGACAAGGTGTGCTTCGAGGAGGGGTTCCACGTCAAGCACGGCGAGTCCATCCTGCGGGAGCTGATGCGGGGGTCGAAGGCGACACAGGAGCGCACGCAGGAGACGTTCGAGGAGTGGTGGCCGCGCATCCTCCAGTTCTTCGGGCCGACGAACGACGAGTCCACCCACAACGACTTCGCACAGGAGGTCGGCCTCAAGACGACCTCCAACGACGAGCTCCGCAACTCGTTTCTGAACATGTACATCCCGAAAGCAGAGAAGTACGGCCTGGAGATCCCCGAGTATCCCCGGGTCTTCGAGCGCGACGACGGAACGATGGCCGTCCGCGAGGACGACCTCGACTGGGAGGAGTTCTGGACCATCGCGAAGAACGACTTTGAGGGAAGCCACGAACAGATCGGCTCGCGCGCCCGCCGGCAGGAGGCCGTCGCGTGGGTCCGCGAGAGCCTCGACAGCTGGGAGCGCGGCGCCCCGGGAACGCCGCAGGCGGCCGACTGA
- the paaB gene encoding 1,2-phenylacetyl-CoA epoxidase subunit PaaB — translation MIWEVFRQEKPGDYHRHVGNVHAPDREMAKLFAQIQHARRMQTNSLWVVPQSEIGEVDAEEAALGGRTDKSYRWAMTYNDIDASFAQEVEDSEAEQREAARKRREQLESEGEL, via the coding sequence ATGATCTGGGAAGTGTTCAGACAGGAGAAGCCGGGGGACTACCACCGCCACGTCGGTAACGTCCACGCGCCCGACCGGGAGATGGCGAAGCTGTTCGCACAGATCCAGCACGCTCGCCGGATGCAGACCAACTCCCTGTGGGTGGTGCCGCAGTCGGAGATCGGCGAGGTCGACGCGGAGGAGGCCGCCCTCGGCGGCCGCACCGACAAGTCCTACCGCTGGGCGATGACGTACAACGACATCGACGCGTCGTTCGCCCAGGAAGTGGAAGACAGCGAGGCCGAACAGCGCGAGGCGGCCCGGAAGCGTCGCGAGCAGCTCGAATCGGAGGGCGAGCTATGA